In Haladaptatus cibarius D43, the sequence TTAAACGCCGCGTCGACACCGTTGTAGGCGAACGAAAACGCCGAATTGGCCCGAACAATATTTCCGTCTTCGACGATACGCGGCAGTGCCGCGTTTTGTGCGGGATAGACAAACTGATTGAGCATCGAAAGTATCGGAATCAGCACTAGGACTAATACAACGGTCAACTGTCCGGTGGCCGCCGCAAGTGGTATAATAAGCACGCAAACAGCCTGAATCATTTGAATCACGACGAGCGAACGCCGCAACGGCCAGCGGTCGACGAACGGGCCAGTGAGAAACTGTAACGCCCCCGGTAGCAGGGTAAGAAATCCTGCGACGCCAGTGAGAAACGGGGAACCGCCCAACTCGTGAACGAGCCACAGTGCGGCAATGAGATAGAGACTGTCCCCCACGTTAGTTACTAATCGTCCTAAAAAGAGCCGAACAAAATTTTGATTTTTTCGTAAACTCGCCATTCTTTGATAGTGCTTGTTTCGGATAGATATGATAAAATGGTTCCGATACATATAATAAAATATAAAGATAAATATGGTTTAAATCATAGAAACCATCGCCGTGAGCCGGTGAAACAGTTATACAAGATGGTTGCCGAGTCGTTGTCATTTCATAAAGAAAATTTCCTATCCTGTCTTAATTTAACTCCCAAAAGTAATAAGGCCTCTTCAAATGTTGTGTAATTTATGCGAATATATACCACTGTCAGCGGGGAGTTCGCGGATTTAGCAGAAGAAATCGCGGTAGAGCGCGGTGGACAAGTCATCAATGACCTCACATCACTCGCCGACGAACCAGTCGTTTGGGTAGACCATCCATCGAACATCGACAGTTCCGGTCTTCTCCGACTGCAGAAGCGATCGCTGGATAAAGGGCCAGAAAATGGGCAGTTCAGCGTTATTACGGGATACACTCCAAAGATGGCACGACGGCTGTACGAGCGGGAAACGAATCACGAGTCGGGCGAACACGCAGTACTCGTCCAACACCCCCATACGTCGCTCACGGCCGAGCGTTTCGACACCGACGAGGACGCGACAGTACTCCTTGGAAACGATGCAACCGTCAAAAATCTCCGGGAGATACAACAGGATGGACTAACGTCCTTGGCCGTCCAAACTCACGGGTGGCCGATTCATTTGAATCTCGCTGACGGATTCGTCTGTGGGTATCCGACGACACAAAACGTTGCCGACTACGACGAACCACAACCGTACTGCGTGCAGGACGGAGAGATAGACTGTCCATTCGATGAGGAGATCATCGCCGCGGAAGAGCTGACCCCGGAACACGTTTTTCTCGTCTCGTGTGCGTCGATGATTGACAATGGGTGGTCTGGACTCCCTGTTCACGTCGGAATGGGGCTACTAAACGGTGCAACCTCCCTCATCGGTTCGTACAGGCCCGGTGCGTCACTCCCCCACGAGCCGATTCTCCACTACGTTCTGCTTCGAGCGGGCTACACGCTCTCCGAACGGTGCTATCTCCTGAATCAGCACTCACACGTAAACGATGTTATGGCGTATCCTTACGTCCCCTTCGGACATCCGGATGCGAGCGTTGCGGGCAGTGGGCCGAGCGAAACGGTCGAGGTGGATGCCGACGACGAGGGAGTTGTCCTCTCTGCCGATCCACAGGGCGCATTTCTCGTGGATACGTCAATACCACTCGACGTTTTCGACGAACCGATTGACCGTGCGTACGTTCGAAATCTCGACGACGACCCGCAGAAAGTACGGTATTACATGACTTTTCGGGAGGGCGACGAGCTACGAGTCGTCCTCTACTCCGGAGGGCGAATGCACTCCCCGTTCGAAGTTCGCGTTAGTCCGACACCAATAGACCAGCGCAAGCGGGAACGGTATCTCGATTCGTATCACAACGCCGAAGACAACCGGAACTTGGGAATACTCAGTTCGAAAGCCGAGCGCCAGACCGACAATCTTCGCCAACTCGTTCGCAACTTGCCGGAGAAAGTGTCGTCAGAAAAGTACGACCCCAACGTTTACCACGAGGTTCGAGAGCAGATTGACGAGATAGATGGGACTGCAAAGGCAATCGGCCACGAACTCACCTCGGTCGCAAACAAAGGGGAATACTTCCAGAACTACTACCGAACGCGAGCGATAGATGACGACGTGTTCGCGGCCGACGTGGATTGTTTTTCGTGCGGACGCGAGACGCTCATCAAACAGATTTCGGACGGCGACGAGACGTACCGCGCGATGGGAGTCTGTTCCCATTGTGGACACGTTTACGACGTACCGACGGCGGACGGCGAACGGTGTCCACCACACCCAACGGTTTCGGGAGACTTCACATGCACGGACGAGCAAGTGCGCGAACTCGAAGTTTCGTTCGAAAACCCAACCGAATACGAACTGGATGCCATGATAACTCTGTCACTTCGTCACGAAGGAAACACGACGGCGGACGACGAACACCTATTCGACCCACCCGCAGTCCAGGCGACCATTCCAATTGGTGAGTCGATTACGGCAAGTTTTTCGCTCGACACCGCGAGGATAGCAGATAACCAACATTACCTGCTCGCTCGCGTGGTTGCGAACAATGCAGTGTACTCTGGAAATGCTGTTTTGCTAGTTGGGGAGAAAACAGGGTTCCTACAGCCGTGGCACCGGTAAGATACGCAAACAGACCGAAGCTGGTGATAGAAATCCGGGCTCAAAGTAAATGTAATTAAATTCTATAGTAATGTATTCAAGTATTTTGTGTGGTTTATACTATTTATTTTCCCAAATGATTTATCTGTTATTGGGTTGTATAGTGATACGCCAATGATGAGATTGGTTCCAACGGAGGTGATAGCATGTCGTCAGCTCTCCCACTCATACCGTCATCATCATCCACAAGCTGTCGGCGTTGATGATAGGTGACCAAACGGAACGAACCAGAGGATAGACATCTCAACAAACGTTTTCGTCTCGTGGTCGTTGTCGATAGTTCTGTGTGAAGATGCGGTAGCGGAGTCTGTATGAAAAAATAGGAATTCGTCTATGGTTCGAGCAGAACCTTCGTCACACCCTCTTCGCGGTTGTCGAACCGCTCGTACATCTCGGGTGCTTCGTCGAGTCCCACGCGGTGTGAGACGACAAAACTCGGGTCTGCACGCCCTTCGATTATCAGGTCACGAAGTTCGCGGTTGTACGATTTGACGTTGCACTGTCCAGTGCCGACTTTCAGTCCTTTCTCGAAGAACTTCCCGAAATCGATACCGAGGCGGCCCTGTGCAGCCATCTCGTCCGGCGCACCGGGGTCGGATGGCACGTATAGACCGGGCACGCCTAACTGTCCGGTCGGTCGAACGGTCTGAATCAGTTGGTTGAGCACTACGGCCGGATTCTCCCGCGCCGGGTCGTAGGCGTCGTCGCTCACGTCGGTTTCCGGGTCGATGGCTTGGTAGCCCACCGCGTCAACGCCCTTGTCCACGCCGCCGCCGTGGGCGTCCTTGATTTGTTCGACCGGGTCACTCTCCTCGAAGTTGATGGCCTTCGCGTCACAGTGCTGTTCCGCGAGTTCCAACCTGCTTGGCACCCTATCGACCACGTAGATTTCCGAGGCTCCCTTGATTTTCGCGCTGTAGGCGGCCATCAGGCCAACCGGTCCCGCGCCGAAGATTGCGACCGATTCGCCGGGTTGGAGGTTCGCCAGTTCAGTCCCGTGCCAACCCGTCGGGAAGATGTCCGCGAGCAAGGCAAACGAATCTTCGTGTTCGTCTCCTTCCGGCAGTTTCAGCGCGTTGAAATCCGCAAAGGGGACTCGAAGTCGCTCCGCTTGGCCACCTTTGTACGGCCCCATCGCAACGTATCCGTATGCGCCTCCGGCGAAACCGGGATTCACGTTGGTACAGAAGCCCGTATAGCCGTTTTCGCAGTTCTTACAGAAGCCACAGGCAACGTTGAACGGAAGGACGATTCTATCGCCCTCTTCGAGTGAATCCACGCCGTCACCGACTTCGTCCACAATTCCCATGTTCTCGTGGCCAAAGACGATTCCGGGGTCTGCGTCGGTTCGACCCTCGTACATGTGGAGGTCGGAGCCACAGATTGCTGAAGTTGTAATTTCGATGACCACGTCGTTCGGGTGTTCTATTGCGGGTTCATCGACCGATTCTACTGCTACGTCGTGCGGTCCTTGGTAAACGACCGCGTCCATTGACATTCGTTCCCACCCCTGCAACTACACGGCTACAACAGTGGTGACTATGACGTTTATCGTCGCCAAATGGTAGGTTCCCGAGAATGAGAGAACGGGTCGAAAGTGATATATAGACAATAGCTTTGTACTCGGAAGTACTTCCTCAACAGGGGAAAGATGGGACAAACAGAGGACAACAAGGCTGTCGTTCGCAGATTCATCGAGGAGTTCGTCAACGAGGGTGACGAATCGGTCGCCGACGAACTACTTGCGCCGGAGTACGTCCGCTACGACCCGGATGCGCCGGGTGGCGTACAGGAGGCGGCCGAGTTCAAGGCGATGATTTCGATGCTCCAGCAGGCGTTTCCGGACGGCGAGGTACACGTAGAGGAGATGATTTCGGAAGGTGATTTGGTCGTTTTCCGCGCGAGAGAAAGCGGTACCCACGAAGGGGAGTTCATGGGCCACGAACCGACGGGAGAAACGTTCGAAATCACCGGCCTTGCGATGCATCGCGTCGAGGATGGCGTCATCAAAGAGACGTGGGCGAACTGGGACATGCTCGGAATGCTCCAGCAACTCGGTATCGTCCCGATGCCGGACGAACTGACCGAAATGGGGGAGTAACTGGTTCGGCGCGGCAATCGAAACCAGCGTAGTGGACGAGGTCGGATGGCTTCGTCCTCCTCAGAAAAACCGACGGACTGACCAGTACAGTCCGGTAAGCATGTTTCGAATACCGGAAATCGGAGTAAAGCCCGCATCAGGGTCGTCTGCACGTTCGAACTCGGTGTCGAGTATCCCCCGAGAAACGCGATGTATCTCTCCAGTTGCGGCCCGTCTGCCGTCAGCGTCGGTAACTCGGAGAAGTGTTATTTCGTCAGTCGTTCCGACGACGCGGTAGACACCGGGAGTGCGGGTATCATTCGTTGGACGGTAATGTTCGAGAATTTCGGGCATGAGGTTATCACTGTTGTTGCTGTCGCATATTTCGTGTCGAATCACAACTATTCGGTGTGGTATCATCCCTGACGAAGGCCAGTAACTTGAACACATGGGACGAAGCGTGAACGAATCAAACAGCGTCGAGTTGATAGCTGCAACCGTTTGGCCGCAAAACACTGTTTGCTCCCCGTCGTCACTCGGATGGAATGGGAGAGATACCACGGCGAGGGCTACTGCGGGGAACCGCCGGACTCGCGCTGGCGTTCGCGGGGCGGGACGCGTTCCGAGGTGCCGAAGGAAACATGCAAACGGGCCGTCTCGCCGATGCCGTCGTCTCGACGGCGTCGGCACTCGAATCCACGTTTGCCGAGCTTTCAGGAGGCGAAACGGTCGTCATCACGGGCGAAAACGCCCCCTACCGGACAACGCGCTGGCTCGACATCGACGTGGACGGCGTCACCGTCATCGGCCCGGATATTTCGACGCTCATCAAACCCGAAAACGGGGCGAACGTCGGCGGGTTTCGAATCGGCCACGACGACCACTGCGAGAACGTGACGATTCGCGGCGTGGGCTTCGACGGCAATCCCGAAAACCAGAATCGAAACGCAAAACGATGCCACGGAATCGTCGTGCAGGACGCAAAAAACGTCACCCTGTCCGGTAACTACCTGACGCGAACCCATCCGTACCACGAGCACAACACGGGTGGAAGCGGAATCAGCGTGGAAAGAGACGCCAGAAACGTCCGCGTTCTCGGCAACCGAATCCACGACATCGGCGACAGGGGGATTCAGGTCGGCGGCGCGCAAGTCGTCGTCTCGGGCAACGTCGTCACCGACGGCCTCGACCGGTCGGTTTCCTGTGACGTGTGGCGAGAGTACGACCATACTCAAGCGAGAAACATCGCCATCGTGGGGAACGTACTGGGGGACAACAGCGAAGGGAGTCTGACCGGTATCGGCGGCAACGACCTGCAAGCCGGGGGGTACATCCTCATCTCGAACAACGTCGGGTTCGGCGCTCACAAATCCTTCTGCCACATCGGATTCGACGGCAGGGCGCGAAACGTTCGAATCGACGGCAACGTGAGCGTCAAGGAAGAAGAAACCCGAGCTGACGACTTCGCCGGAATCTCTCTGAACATCGAGCAAGCGAACGCCATCATGGTGGTCAACAACGACCTGTACGATTACGGCGGCGCAGGCGTCAGCGTCGAACGCGGAATCTCGGATTTCGTCGTCGCCGGAAACACCCTCCGAGACACCGGAAGCGACGGGATTCGCATCGTCGGCGCGAACGACGGCGTCGTCGCTCGAAACACCGTTTCCAACGCCGGACGGGCCGGAGTCTTGCTCGACGGTGCGGCGTTCGTCGGTGTCGAACACAACCACATCCGAGGAACGCAACGGTCGGGAATCGTCTCCCGGGGTGGAAATAGAACGCACCACGAGATAGCCGACAATCGCGTTCGAGGGTACGGAAAAGCGGATGGCTACTTCCAAGGAATTTTGCTCCGAACGCGGAAGAACGTGGTTTGCGACAACAGAATCCATCAGAACGGCGGCGGCCTCGCAATCGTAGAGGCGGATGGCGGCGGTGACAACTGCTACAGCGGGAATTGGGCGAACGGAAACGCCTCGTGGAAAATCGAAAGCCCGACTTCGTTCGTCCGCAATCACGTTCCGGCGTTCGACGTGCATCGCGGATTCACGGCGGACGAAGCAGGGAACGTCCGGATTCAGTTCGACAAATCCTACGCTCAACGGCCGAAACTGACCTTCGGCCGAATCGCTGGCGGCGTCGAATCAGTGTCCTACACCGAAACGAACGGCGCGTTCGACGGCGCCAGACTCGTGGTTCGGTCGGCGGGAGAACCAATCGACGTGTTCGTCGAAGCCGTCTAACTCGCCATCGAACTCGTTGGGGGAAATTCTTTTTAACTAACCAATCTAGGAGCTGTCGGGGGGAATGAAAATGAGACAGACACGAAGGCGAGTGCTTCGACTCGTCGGCGCGAGTGGAGTGGCAGTTCTCGGCGGGGTTTCGAGCGCACAAGACACCACCACGACAGAAGGTGGAGACGGTGGCAACGGTGGAGATAGGGAGGCCGCCCGAGCGCGGATCGTCCACGCGATTCCGGGCGCGCCGAACGTGGACGTGTTCGTGGACGGAAACCGCGTGCTACAGGACGTCGCTTACACGGACGTGAGTGACTACCTCGAACTCCAACCCGGCCAGCACACCCTCGCAGTCGCGCCTACCGGCGAAGGACAAGGGAGTGCGATTATCGAACAGCAAGCGACCCTCGAACCCAACAGGGATTACACGGTTGCGGCGGGAGGAACACCAGACAGTCCCGAGGCGTTCTTGTTCATGGACGTGAACGAAATTCCGGCGGGCAACCGAGTTAGCATTCGAGCGGTTCACCTCTCACCGGACGCGCCCGCCGTCGATATTGCAACGAACGGTGACCTGCTCGTCGAGGGACTCGAATACGGCACTGCCAGCGAGTACGTAGACCTTCCCGCCGGGTCGTACACCGTCGAAGTCCGCCCCGCCGGGGAAGACCAAGCAGTTACGACGGCCGACGTAACGCTCGAAGGGGGCACCGTCATCTCCGCGTTCGCCATCGGGTTGGTGGAAACCGACAATCAAGCCCAATCGCTCGAACTCGTGACCGCGGTGGACTCGAACGGCGAAGAAACGACGACCACGGAAACGACGACCCAGACGACAAGCTAAGCGAACGACGAGCAAAACGAGCGACAAGCGAAACAATCGAACCGAGCGGAAAACAGGCGGAAGCGAGCGGCGCTGGTACCGCTCGCACCGACGGCCAGTTTTCGATTCCTTTTGTTGCAGTTCGGCGATTATATCACGTTCAGTTCGTCATTGTACCAGACTCAGTTCATCACGTTCATCGCCGTATTCGTGCCAATCCGAAAACACGAGCGTGAAACCGACATGATTTAAGTACCGGGTCGATGTTGAATGTGTCATGGTAAGCCATGGGGAGTGTCAATCAGAGTCGTTGAAAAACGGGACAGATTCGCAACCTTCGACTGGTGGGGCGGCTCCACCGGTTCACCGATACGGATGCCGACTGAGTTGGCAACTCGGTGACCGCCTCCGACGACTCGACACCGTCACACTCGCCTCGGAACTGGCCGATTCGCGGTCGAAACGAACGCTTTCGGTGTACGACCCAGACGGCGACACGTATCTCGTTCGGCTTCGAACTGCCGTCGGCCGGGAGAAGTACCGCGAGATTCCGAAAGCCGAGTTCGACCCGGTTCTCGATACGCTTTCCCGGGAAGGGCGCTGGAACTTCGTCGCGCAGACGCGACGAAGTTCGAAATAGAAACACACGATTCGAAATAGGAACACGACCCGAAGTAGAAACACGACCGGCACTGATACCGACTGGCGACTGCATCGCTGTGTGATCGGTCGCACTGTTAATCCGTCACACCGACAGCAAATGACTCGTGAGTTACCACTGCTTTCGAGTGTTGATATTCGGTACCGCGAACCCAACAAAATACAACTGAGCCGAAACTCGGGGAAATATCTAACTCTCCTGTGATAACGATTTTATTCATCCTCGCCGATGGTGTGAGTGATGTCTGTTCACAATCTGCACGACTACGACGAAAAACGCGAAACGTTCGATTGGGACGAGATTTTCGCCGACGCGGACTGGGACGCACCGGAGAACTTGAACATCGCACACGAAGTTTGTGACCGACATGCCGACGACCGGGGAAAGGTCGCGCTCTACTACGCCGGGACGAACGGCGAGCGCGAAACGCTCACGTTCTGGGAACTCGCGGAACAGTCGAACCGGTTTGCGAACGTCCTCTCCGACCTCGTGGACTCCGGCGACCGCGTGTTCTCCTACATGCCGCGGATTCCGGAACATTACGTCGCACTCATTGGGACGCTCAAGGCTGGCGGCGTCTGGGGTGGCGTGAACGAACGATTTGGCCCGGACGGAATCGCGTACCGACTGGACGACTGCGACGCGAAAGTCGTCATCACTACGCCGAAAAACCGTGGAACGATCGAAGATGCGCTGGCGGATGCACCCTCGGTCGAACACGTCATCGTCGTTAGCGACGACGTTGTCAAGAACGACTCGACAGCCAGCCAGACGAAGTCCGGCGACGGAACTGGCATCGAGCAGGGGGACGTTAGCTACCACGCCGCGATGGAGGAAGCGAGTCGGGAGTTCGAAACGGCGGAAACAGGCGGTGAGGACAACGCCCTGTTGTACTACACCAGCGGAACGACTGGACTGGCAAAAGGCGTCCTGCACAAACATCGCTGGGTCGCTGGCGTCGCCGCGACCCAGCGATTCGCGGTGGATTTGCAACCCGGCGATGTGTACTGGTCAACCGGTGACCTCGGGTGGCTAACTGGGCCAATCAACACCCTCGGAGCGTGGTTCTGGGGGACGAGCCTGTTCACCTACGAAGGCGAGTTCGACCCGGAAACGTGGGCCGATTTGCTCGCCGAATTTCCCATCTCCGTCCTGTTCAGCGTCCCGACGGCCTACCGGATGCTCCGCGAAAACGAAGCGGTGTTGAAGGGAAAAAATCTCGACCTGCGTCACGCGCTTTCCATCGGCGAACCGCTTTCGGCGGGCGTGGTGGAGTGGGGCGAAGACACCCTCGGTGTCACCATCCACGACACCTACGGCCAGACCGAGACGGGCAATATGATAATCAACAACTACCCAACGATGGAAATCCGGCCGGGAAGCATGGGCAAACCGCTGCCGGGCATCGAGGCCGCCGTGGTTGACCCGGAAACCGGCGAACAGTTAGAACCGGGCGAGACGGGCGAAATCGCCCAGCGAGGAGAGTATCCCTGCTTCTTTGCGGAATACTGGAACAAGCCCGAAAAGACCGCGTCGTGCTTTGTCAATGATTGGTACCTCTCCGGCGATCTGGGCCATCTGGACGAGGACGGCTACTTCTGGTTCGAGGGGCGCGCCGACGACGTTATCATCAGCGCTGGCTACCGAATCGGCCCGTTCGAGGTCGAAAGTTCGCTCGGCGAACACCCCGCCGTCGCCGAATCCGCCGTCGTGCCGAAATCCCACCGAGAGCGCGGCAATATCGTGAAGGCCTACGTCGTCCTGAGCGAGAGCGCGGAAGCGAGTTCCGACCTCGCCGAAGACATCAAAACCCACGTCAAAGAAGAGTTGTCCGCCCACGAATACCCCCGCGAGGTCGAGTTCGTGGACGAACTGCCGAAGACGGTGACCGGGAAGATTCGTCGAACCGAACTGCGCGACCAGACCGAGGACTGAGAATCAACACCGATTACCAAATCTTTGGAACGAGTCGGTACGGCGTTTCCGTGGCGTAGTTGCGATAGTCGTCGCCGAGTTCCTCCCGGAGGGCACGCTCTTCGACGGAAATTCGGTATCCGTAGCCCACGAGTCCGGGCAGCAGGATGATGAGGAAGCTCAGCCAGTTACCCACCGCGATACCAAGACCGACCAGCGACAGCAGTCCGCCCGTATAGGAAGGATGGCGTACCCACCGATACGGCCCGACATCGACCACATCGTCCGTGGAATCGACCGTCACGGTAATCGAGAAATATCGCCCGAGCGTCCACACGGCGTAGCGCCGAATCGCAACCCCGAGCAGGATGGTGACGATTCCGAGCCAGAACACGAGGTATGGATACGGCACGCGAGCAGTTGGAACGAGTTCCATCGCGAGGCTTGCGAACGTGACTCCGACAGCGGTTGCACCCGCAATAGCGCGTTTCGAACCGCGGTCTTGGGTGCCGTCCGATTCCGGATTGTATCGACGCCCGATGAGGTAGTCGGAAGCGACCCAGACAGCGACGGTGGCGAAAAAGACGGACAGATAGGGCTGTTGGAAGGCGACGGGAGAGGGCACGCCGTCGCCTACTCTCTTAAAACTGATATTTCTTCTGGAAGTTCGTGTCGTGGCCGAGTAACTCGACAACCGCAACTCGCCATACCGACGAATCGACCGGAAAATCGAACCGACAACTCAGACTCAGAACGTTTCGTCACGAACTTCGACGCCGACCTGTTCGCGTGCCATATCGAAATTGCTCGTGGACGCGACCGTCCCGAGCGCCGCCTCGTACTGATTCACGGAAAGGACGAACTCGTCGGGCATAACGTCCGGATTGTCGGCAGGTGGGCCGTAGTCCGGCATGGGAAGCAGTGTCCCATCGCCGAGGTCGAGGAGGTCGATTTGGTCGAACGGGGCGTCGTCGTGAAACAGGCGGTATTTCGCCCGTCGGAGGGTGTCACCCGAAGACCTGTCGTTCCACGGGGCGGATGCGGGCGACCACTCGCCGATTCGCTCCACCGTGATGCCGCGGGTCGGATAGGTGAACGAATCCGGTGCACCGTCCGTCTGCCAGTCGCTCGGGTTCGAGTCGAGCACCGCCTGCTTGAGGTCGGTGTTACTCATACCAGTTCGTTCCGTCACCGATAGGAAATAACTATTTGCCGTCGAATTATGTATTTACTTTCAATGCTTTCAGATGCAAGGTTTACCCTGTGGTTCTCGGCCCGTTTCTGTCGCCGGTAGTTTGATGGCCGAATCGGTCGTTGGTTAGTTCTCATTTCCGACCATGCCACCGAACCGACGCCCCATCTACATCGGCACCGACACCGAAGACGCGGTTTGTGAGCGACACGGCGCGATGAAGGAGAAAACGCCGGTCGTCACCTTCGACGAACACATTCACGCGCTCAAGGAACCGGTGTCGGTTCGCAGTTGTCCCGATTGCTGTCTCGAACTCATGCGCGAAAGCGGTGGCCCGACCGCGAGCGAGGAAGACGCCTTCGAAGCCTGCTGGCGGCAGTTAGTCGATGAGGGCTGGCGCAACGGGTTGGAGCGACTGTTCACCGACCTCGGACGCGGCGCGGTCGATGACGGAACGATTTACCTCCACGAAACGGTCGATTCCGCCGCAGTACCAGCGTATCTGCGCGACGCCGACGATTGGAACGTTCGATTGCGGGAAAATTGACGCCACAGTGTCGCTTCGACGTTCCAGTTGGATTTTCAAAACACGATGATACTGTCTCAATCTTGTATACTTTCCAACATTCTAAAGCATATCGCCGTCCATACCGACTAGACAAGGTGTGACAGGATGCGTCGTTCCGACGACTGACGATTGTAGACAGAGCACGTCTAAGCGCCACAGCAGCAAAGCACACTACATTACGCAGGAAGTCGATTCCCATGCCGAACACGCTACGGTTCCTCTCCGCGGTCATCCAG encodes:
- a CDS encoding acyl-CoA synthetase; translation: MSVHNLHDYDEKRETFDWDEIFADADWDAPENLNIAHEVCDRHADDRGKVALYYAGTNGERETLTFWELAEQSNRFANVLSDLVDSGDRVFSYMPRIPEHYVALIGTLKAGGVWGGVNERFGPDGIAYRLDDCDAKVVITTPKNRGTIEDALADAPSVEHVIVVSDDVVKNDSTASQTKSGDGTGIEQGDVSYHAAMEEASREFETAETGGEDNALLYYTSGTTGLAKGVLHKHRWVAGVAATQRFAVDLQPGDVYWSTGDLGWLTGPINTLGAWFWGTSLFTYEGEFDPETWADLLAEFPISVLFSVPTAYRMLRENEAVLKGKNLDLRHALSIGEPLSAGVVEWGEDTLGVTIHDTYGQTETGNMIINNYPTMEIRPGSMGKPLPGIEAAVVDPETGEQLEPGETGEIAQRGEYPCFFAEYWNKPEKTASCFVNDWYLSGDLGHLDEDGYFWFEGRADDVIISAGYRIGPFEVESSLGEHPAVAESAVVPKSHRERGNIVKAYVVLSESAEASSDLAEDIKTHVKEELSAHEYPREVEFVDELPKTVTGKIRRTELRDQTED
- a CDS encoding DUF4397 domain-containing protein; this encodes MRQTRRRVLRLVGASGVAVLGGVSSAQDTTTTEGGDGGNGGDREAARARIVHAIPGAPNVDVFVDGNRVLQDVAYTDVSDYLELQPGQHTLAVAPTGEGQGSAIIEQQATLEPNRDYTVAAGGTPDSPEAFLFMDVNEIPAGNRVSIRAVHLSPDAPAVDIATNGDLLVEGLEYGTASEYVDLPAGSYTVEVRPAGEDQAVTTADVTLEGGTVISAFAIGLVETDNQAQSLELVTAVDSNGEETTTTETTTQTTS
- a CDS encoding right-handed parallel beta-helix repeat-containing protein → MGEIPRRGLLRGTAGLALAFAGRDAFRGAEGNMQTGRLADAVVSTASALESTFAELSGGETVVITGENAPYRTTRWLDIDVDGVTVIGPDISTLIKPENGANVGGFRIGHDDHCENVTIRGVGFDGNPENQNRNAKRCHGIVVQDAKNVTLSGNYLTRTHPYHEHNTGGSGISVERDARNVRVLGNRIHDIGDRGIQVGGAQVVVSGNVVTDGLDRSVSCDVWREYDHTQARNIAIVGNVLGDNSEGSLTGIGGNDLQAGGYILISNNVGFGAHKSFCHIGFDGRARNVRIDGNVSVKEEETRADDFAGISLNIEQANAIMVVNNDLYDYGGAGVSVERGISDFVVAGNTLRDTGSDGIRIVGANDGVVARNTVSNAGRAGVLLDGAAFVGVEHNHIRGTQRSGIVSRGGNRTHHEIADNRVRGYGKADGYFQGILLRTRKNVVCDNRIHQNGGGLAIVEADGGGDNCYSGNWANGNASWKIESPTSFVRNHVPAFDVHRGFTADEAGNVRIQFDKSYAQRPKLTFGRIAGGVESVSYTETNGAFDGARLVVRSAGEPIDVFVEAV
- a CDS encoding ester cyclase, whose protein sequence is MGQTEDNKAVVRRFIEEFVNEGDESVADELLAPEYVRYDPDAPGGVQEAAEFKAMISMLQQAFPDGEVHVEEMISEGDLVVFRARESGTHEGEFMGHEPTGETFEITGLAMHRVEDGVIKETWANWDMLGMLQQLGIVPMPDELTEMGE
- a CDS encoding glutathione-independent formaldehyde dehydrogenase gives rise to the protein MDAVVYQGPHDVAVESVDEPAIEHPNDVVIEITTSAICGSDLHMYEGRTDADPGIVFGHENMGIVDEVGDGVDSLEEGDRIVLPFNVACGFCKNCENGYTGFCTNVNPGFAGGAYGYVAMGPYKGGQAERLRVPFADFNALKLPEGDEHEDSFALLADIFPTGWHGTELANLQPGESVAIFGAGPVGLMAAYSAKIKGASEIYVVDRVPSRLELAEQHCDAKAINFEESDPVEQIKDAHGGGVDKGVDAVGYQAIDPETDVSDDAYDPARENPAVVLNQLIQTVRPTGQLGVPGLYVPSDPGAPDEMAAQGRLGIDFGKFFEKGLKVGTGQCNVKSYNRELRDLIIEGRADPSFVVSHRVGLDEAPEMYERFDNREEGVTKVLLEP
- a CDS encoding methyltransferase family protein, which encodes MPSPVAFQQPYLSVFFATVAVWVASDYLIGRRYNPESDGTQDRGSKRAIAGATAVGVTFASLAMELVPTARVPYPYLVFWLGIVTILLGVAIRRYAVWTLGRYFSITVTVDSTDDVVDVGPYRWVRHPSYTGGLLSLVGLGIAVGNWLSFLIILLPGLVGYGYRISVEERALREELGDDYRNYATETPYRLVPKIW